From Lewinellaceae bacterium:
ATCTTGAAAGTGTATCCATATCAGCACCGCGGAGCTTTGCTGATAATGAAGAATTCCGCCGTTACCAGCTTTACCGGAGATATGCCCTGAAGGTATATCCCTATGCAGTGAAAGCCATACAGGTTTATCAGGACATCAAGGGCGAGACCGATGGGTTGAAGCGACGCAAACAGCGACGCTATGTAAACGATGTGCACAAGCAGATGAAGGATGAGTTTACAGAAACACTGAAAAACCTGTCCCGTACCCAGGGACATATCCTGATCTCGATGATCGAGAACGAACTCGATGTCCCGATCTATGAAGTGATCAAGGAGTTGAAAGGCGGAGCTACCGCCACGTACTGGAGTACGTTAGGTAAACTCTATGGTTACGCACTGAAGGACAAATACGAACCTGGTAAAGATCCTATCCTGGACCTGGTATTGCAGGATTTTGACATAAATTTGGAAGAAAAATAGCTTTGTCAGATTCGTACATTACCTGGCGCAGTCCTTCGAATATAGCCATCGTCAAGTACTGGGGTAAGAAATCGGGACAGATTCCCCAAAACCCTTCTCTGAGTTTTACCCTGTCCAAGGCCTACACCGAAACACGGTTAGCATATCAGCCAGGCAGCGGACAGATCACCTTTCGTTTTTCCGGAAAAGAAAACCCTCCTTTTGCGGAGCGCATTAAAAACTACCTCTCGTCCATCCGGCAATACCTTCCCCATTTGCAGCAATGGGATCTTACCATTGACTCTGAAAATTCATTTCCCCATTCCGCCGGGATCGCATCCTCGGCTTCTTCCATGAGTGCACTGGTACTGGGCCTGGTCGATATGGAGCAGCAGCTGTTAGGGATACATGAGGATCCGGATGAATTTCTGAACCGTGCCTCTTTTCTGAGCCGCTTGGCTTCCGGCAGTGCCTGCCGGTCAGTCTATCCCAGGGCAGCCATCTGGGGAAAACTCCCGGATATTAGGCACAGCTCGGACCTTTATGCTGTACCTGTTCCGGAGCTTCATTCCATTTTTGATCAATATCAGGATACCATCCTCATTGTACACAGCGGAGTAAAGTCCGTTTCCAGCTCAGCCGGCCACGGGTTGATGGAAAATCATCCGTTTGCAGAGGCCCGGTATGCCCAGGCCAGGAATAACATGACCGAATTATTGGGTGCCCTGGCACAGGGCGATCTTGAACATTTCGGCATCATTGCAGAGGAAGAAGCGATGACGCTGCATGCCCTGATGATGTGTTCACGACCCGGCTATACACTGATGAAACCAGAGACTCTGGCGTGGATAGAAGCCGTACGAACTTATCGCCATGAAACCTCACATCCCCTTTATTTCACATTGGATGCCGGCCCTAACCTGCATTTGCTTTATCCGGCAGATATAGCCGGTCCGGTGAGACAATGGCTGGAACACCAGTTGTCGTTACGTCGGGAGGATCAGACGAAAGTATTGTTTGATGCTATGGGTATGGGACCTGAAAAGATTGAAGTATGAGATCATTTGCTTTACTTTCATTCCTTATCTTTTGGTCCGCTTGTTCGACCAATGGCCAATCCCAAACGAAAATGCATTGTCAGAACCCGGCATTTGATCAGGAAGTCAGAGACTGGTTAAGTTTTACAGTACCACTGATGGATGTACAGACCCTGCATACAGCACCTCCGGACTCCATTTTGTTATTGGATGCTCGTGAGCCGGCAGAATATGCAGTCAGTCACATCCCCGGAGCACAATGCATCGGCTATAAGGATTGGGACAAGGACATCCTGCAGGATATCCCTAAGAACAAACCGATCGTCGTCTATTGTTCCATCGGGTATCGCAGTGAAAAGATCGCTGAGAAGATCACCAAGCTCGGCTATTCCAATGTGAAGAACCTTTATGGCAGCATCTTCGAATGGGTCAATAACGGGTATCCGGTCGAAGATCAGTCTAACCACCGGACACAGACTGTCCACGGGTTTAATGAAAAATGGAGCAAGTGGATCCTAAACCCGGCCATCAAAAAAGTCTGGTGATCAATCCTCCATTTCCTGCGGATGCCAGTAAATGGTTTTAAAATCCTGCACCTTATCGTCGACGACCACGACCCCTTCGGCTTCCAGTAATTCCTGCATGAGTGTGGGAGTGCGAAAATGAATGCGGCCGGAGAGTTCTCCCTTACGGTTCACTACCCGGTGGGCGGGAACACCTTCACCCAGATTTCTACATTGATGCAAGGCCCAGCCCACCATGCGGGCAGAGCCCAGGGCCAGGTAGTCAGCAATGGCCCCATAGGTTGAGACCCGCCCGAATGGAATATTTTTGGTTACTTCGTACACCAGTTCGTAATAATGCGGAGAGGAAGGAGGATCAGAAACCATCGTAATTCATGAAGCTTATAGCTAACCAAATTACAAATTTAACCGACGCCCGTTATTTCGCCGCCCGGGGTTGTTATGCCCTGTTTTTTGACCTGGACAATCCGGACCTGGAGGAGCCACAGATTTCAGCCATCGTGGAGTGGATTTCTGGCCCTCATATTTATGTTCACACTACACAGCCGGAACAGATCTCTCCGGCGATAGCTTCCCTGGCGGAGGGTATCTGGACCGATGCAACGGGATGGAGCCTTCCCATCCATCGGTTCCGGACCTGGGATCCGGACCTGGTAAAGACACTTGATGAGGCGACCTGGATCGTCAGGCAAAGGGATTGGCTGGCATTTCAGACTGCTTTTCCCCAGGGCCAGGAAGTGATCTTATGGGTGGATACGCCGGATCTTCAGTGTCTGGACGTTGCTGCTGATTACGGCGTATGGGCCGTCATGATCGACGGGGGAGATGAAGAAACCACCGGGGTTAAGTCGTTTGAAGCCTATGACGATTTCATCGACCGCTGGGAGGAATTATCCGCCGAGGAGTGATTTGACCATAGCCGCGATTCGGGCACCCTCTGCTTTGCCAGCGACTTGTTTGGAGGCCATACCCATCACTTTTCCCATATCTTTGATTGAACTCGCACCGGTCGATTGAATGATGGAAGTGATTACACCTTTCAGATCCTCATCCGACATTTGTTTGGGTAAAAACTGTTCGATGACTTCGATTTCTTCAATTTCTTTTGCGGCCAGATCCTGCCGGTTTTCTTTTTCATAGATATCCAGGGAGTCCTTGCGCTGTTTGATCATTTTCTGCAACAGCTTAATTTCTGCCGCATCATCGAGTTCGGCGTGCGTACCACTGGTCTGAAACAATAAAATTTCCGACTTTATAGCCCGGAGCGCCCGCAGGGCACCCTGATCTTTGGCTTTCATCGCTTCCTTCAGTGCGGTCATCACATTTTGTTCAAGACTCATGATTGATGTTTTAGACACAAAGTTGTTAGATAGTAAAAGTCCTGTAAAGTTAATTGTTCAGGTCTACGTGTGAAAATGGCTTCTTCAGCCAGCAAGGTCTCCGGATAAAATGCCTTCAATGAATTTCGGAGCATTTTACGGCGCTGGTTAAAGGAAGACTTAACAATGGTCCTGAACATTGGTTCTTCAGCGCGTGGATCTATTGTTTCCAACCGGTGCATGCTGATGACAGAAGACTGGACTTTCGGCGGTGGAGTGAAGTGTCCGGGAGATACGGCGATACACGATTCTACCCGGTACCAGGCCTGCGTCAGTACGGACAATATGCCATAAGACTTGCTTCCTGGTTTTGAAGCTATCCGGTCGGCCATTTCCTTCTGAAACATACCAACCACTTCCGGGATGTATTGTACGTTATCCAGGATGCGAAAGACGATCTGAGATGAGATATTGTAGGGAAAGTTACCGATGATCTGCATGGTCCTGCCTCCCGTGATGGTCGTTAAATCCAGTTTTAGAAAGTCGGCATGGATGACTTCACATTGAGGATAGTTATGCTGAAGTTCAGCAATCAAATCCTGGTCGGTCTCGATCAGCAGGATTGGTTTGTGAACTAACTGGATAAGGTGTTCCGTCAGGGCTCCATGACCGGGGCCAATCTCAACAACGAGATCGGATTCCGGGAGATCGGAAAGCAACCGAACGATTTTTTCCGCAGTGGATCTCTGGTGTAAAAAGTGTTGCCCCAGGTATTTCTTGGCTTTCACCCCGTGCTCAATTTTTTGGTATCTTCGCACGCGCAAAGGTACATTTCTTCATCTAACCTATTTACCTGTATTATGCAACTAACCCGAATTGGATTAACGGCAGGAGATATCAATGGCATTGGCTTGGAAGTGATTTTGAAGACCTTTTCCAATTTCCGCCTACTGGATTATTGCATTCCGGTAATCTATGCATCCTCCAAGGTTGTATCGTACCATAAAAACATTCTCAAAGGACAGGATCTGCCCCTGGTTAATTTTCGCAATGCAGAAAATCTGCAGCCCGGCAAGATCAATATCGTGAACTGCTGGAGTGAGAATGTAAACATCAGTCTGGGCCAGGTAAATGAAGAAGGCGGTAAATACGCATACATTTCGCTGGACGCGGCTGTTCGTGACCTCAAAGATGGCTATCTGGATGCACTGGTAACAGCTCCCATCCACAAACAGGCCATGCAATTAGCCAGTTTTCCCTATAAAGGGCATACCGACTTCCTTACCCAGGCTTTTGAAGCACCGGAAAATCTGATGCTTATGGTGGATGGCTCATTGCGCATCGGCGTAGTGACGGATCATGTAGCGCTCAGAGATGTGCCGGATATGATCACCCCCGAGCGTTTAAAAAATAAACTGAACATTCTGATCCAGTCCCTGCAGCGCGATTTTGGTATTGAGAAGCCCACCGTAGCGGTGTTAGGACTCAATCCGCATGCGAGTGACGACGGATTAATGGGTGATGAAGAGAATAATACCATCATTCCAGTGATCCAGGGATTCAAAGCCGAAGGGCATCTGGTCATGGGACCGTACCCTGCTGACGGATTTTTTGGCAGCCTGTCACACCGTAAATTCGATGCGATCCTGGCTATGTACCACGATCAGGGGTTGATTCCGTTCAAGACAATGGCTTTTGCGACGGGGGTTAATTATACGGCTGGATTGCCGGTAGTCAGAACATCACCTGGACACGGGACCGCATTTGATCTGGCGGGTAAAAATGAGGCTGACCCGTCGTCTTACCGGGCAGCAGTCTATTTGGCAATGGATTTAGCAAGAAACCGGAGGTCATACGATGAAGCGCGGGCAAACGCACTCACCAAGAAACCAAAGCTATCGGAAGATGACGATTCGGATTCGTAAGATCCACACGTTTTTCTGAGACTGGTTTTGGTTACCCGATAGCCTTGGTTCGTCGCAATGATGCAACCAATATAAATCAAAACACTTGCCAAAATATGTTAATATGAAGAAGCGATTTGCAATCAATAGACGGGTTGCTTTCTTCACATTGAATAAAAAAACTTATTTTTGCACCTCGTCAGAATTTGTTTAACCGCGGAAGGAAATGGCATACGAAAAGATTAAAACCCGGTACAGCGACGAAGAGCTTCAGGAATTTGAACAACTTATTGATGAGAAACTGGATGAGTCTCGATCGCAATTGAAGTTTTATCAGGCACAGTTAGAAGAAATGGCGGATAACCCTGATGCCAAGATCAAGGGACTGGATGATGGCCTGGGAACGATGGAAACCGAGCATATCAATACACTGGCGAGCAGGATGCAGAAGCATATCCAGCATCTGGAGAATGCCAAAATCCGGATCAAAAATAAAGTGTACGGTGTCTGCCGTGAAACCGGCAAGCTGATCTCCAAAGACCGCTTAAGAGCCGTACCACATGCCACCCTCTCAATTGAAGCCAAGAAGAATGGCAACCGCTAATCAAACATTTAAGGACAGCACCATAATCGTACCGATTGGAAATCACTAAAGACGTTATTCGCAAGCGCGTTTGGTGGGTCATCCTCACCGTTTTAGGGGTGCTGATCCTGGATCAAACGTTTAAGTTTTGGGTTAAAACACATATGAATATCGGGGATGAATTTAACATTCTGGGTTTTCAGTGGGCACGCATCCATTTTGTGGAGAATCCCGGTATGGCCTTTGGCCTGGAATTTGGCGGGAGCGTGGGTAAGCTGGCACTGGGCATTTTCCGCATCATTGCCGTCGGTTTTCTAATCTACATTCTGCGGTGGCTGATCGGCCATCATCCCCGCTTTGGACTGGTGTTTTGCTTTTCTTTGATCCTCGCCGGCGCCATCGGAAATATCCTGGACAGCGCCTTTTATGGCTTGCTGTTTTCCGAATCTTCCTATCATGGCGGCGTAGCGGAGTTTCTGCCTGCCGAAGGAGGATACGCTCCGTTTTTTTATGGCCGTGTCGTCGATATGCTGTATTTCCCTATGTACCGTTCGATCTGGCCGGACTGGGTGCCACTCATCGGTGGTAACCGCCTGGAGTTTTTCCGCCCGGTATTTAACCTGGCCGATGCTTCCATTTCGATCGGTGTGATAAGCATCCTGCTGTTTCATCGCGAAGTATTCAAATCCAAGCCGCAAGTTTCAGCTGCAGAAATGACAGGAACCATTATTGCCGAAGATCCGGATGGCGCTTCGGAAGAAGAATAACCGGGGGCTATAAGCGGTACGCTATTCGTATATATTTTCAGCCACGAATTACACGAATGATTTGAAGTCAGGTAGCTGTCGCAATATGCTATACACAAATAGCACCCATTCATCTAAGCACGTTCATAGAGATCTTACCGCTTTAGCACGGTTTGGTCGAAATGAAGTATGGTAAGGAATTGGGTCTAAGTGCGGAAACACGAGAACACGTCAATATGAAAACACGCACACAATTACACCACCCATTTCAAATCATCGGTATTGCGGGCATGGTCTAACGACAGAATGCCATCCAGATGATCCAATTCATGCTGCAGCAACTCGGACAAGTCGCCTTCCAGATCCCAGGTATGCGGTTGCCAGTGCTGATCCAGGAATTGTAATTGAACCGAATGGTGCCGCTTCAGCCGGACCATGAGATTGGGAAAAGACATGCAATCGTCCCACAGTTCGAATTGCTCATCGCTCCGCTGGGTAAATACCGGATTGATCAGAACCAGCGGTTCATCAATGTACATACACACCACCCGCTTAAGAAGGCTCACCTGAGGCGCCGCGATCGCCCGTCCCCGGCCATAGGTTTTACGGAACAAAAGGATTAACTGATGCATGCGATCAAACCAGGGTTTTAAGGCTTCAACTTCTTCAGGCGTTACCGGCGCACAAACCTCACGGAGGCGGGGATCACCCAGGAGCAGTATCGCATCCAGACCAAGCTTTGTTTTTGTCGATGCCATGTTAATGTTTTTAGGGACCGGTTAAGACCATGCAATTTATTGGAATAGCTAAAAAAATAAAAGGCTCCCGGGTATGCCGGAAGCCTTTCGAATTATCTTTTGATTGGATGAAGCTTACTTCAATCCCAATTTGGTTTTTATCATATCGGTCGCGTCAATGGCATCGTTGACATATAGGATGCCCGGGGATGCGTCGAAAACAATATCCCAACCTTTTTCTTTAGCCATAGCCTTGATGGCTTCGTTGACTTTATCGTAGATCGGCTGCAGGAGCTCGTCGCGTTTTTTCTGCAGACTTTCGGTCATGTCTTGTTCCAGTTTGGATATTTCTTGCTGTTCCTGGGTGAGGCGGTCTTCCTCGTCGGCTTGTTGTTTGGGAGACAGTTCACCGGATTGTGATTTGCGCTGAAGATCCTGGACCTTGCCTTGCCAGGTTGTCACCCGTTGTTCCAGTTTCTTTTGCGACTGTGAGCGCATGGCTTCCATTTCGGTATCAGCAGATTTGACCTCTGGCATTTCGGAGAGGATCATCGCTGAATTGATGAATGCGATCTTTTGCTGGGCCACGCCGGCCGAGATAAAACAAAAGAAAGCAAATATGGCAGTCATTGTAAATGATTTCATCTGAACGTTAGATTTAAAGTTTTTATCAAAAGCGGTGCAAAAATATTAAATTTTCTCTATCCAGCTTTGGTGGATTACTGGACTTTCTTGAGGATATCTTCGGTTTTATCGTACGTCGGATTCACATAGATGATGGAACCGGATGTATCAAAGACCATATCGTAATCCCTGCTGGTTGCATATTCTTCGATGGCGGCATACACTTTATCCTGAATCGGCTGAACCAGTTCTTTGCGTTTTTGGAATAGTTCGCCTTCGGGACCAAACTTGCTGCGCTGCAGTTCCATAACCGCCTTTTCCTGAGCGGTGATCTCATCTTCCCGCTGGCGGCGCATTTCGTCGTTCAGCAGGACCTGATCCGCCTGGTATTTGTTATACAATCCCTTGATTTGATCTTGTTTTTCAGAGATCTCCTGGCGCCAGGTGGCCGATAGCTGATCCAGTTGTTCCTGAGCTTTTTTATAGCTACCCAGGTTCTCCATAATGTAATTGATGTCGATCACAATGCTCTTTTGTGCCTTGATCGCTAAAGAGCCCAGAAAAACGAGCATCATACTCAAAACTATCCGTTTCATTTTCAACAGTTTAAGCGTGGTTTGATGATTCATTCAAATCGTGCGCTAAAATACTATTTACGCACTAAATTCTCTTTTATGACTGGTAGAGAGCCCAGAAAGTTTCGGCTTGTTAAGATGGGATTTTGCACCGCTTTATTCTAAATTATTGGTTGTCAAGCCAGTTATACAATCAATCCATCACCATATGGCATGGTTTTTAACGAATGTTTAACCGCTGTAAATCAGCTTGTTAACGAGCGAAACAGACCAAATGTTGCTTACAGAAAACCTTCCAGTCCCCTTTCTTTCAGTCGCCGGGTCACCGCTT
This genomic window contains:
- a CDS encoding DUF4294 domain-containing protein, with translation MRVYLSFLVLIFGWAIHANGQIAAQSTMGPFYTPMPSSEPDTLYIINLESVSISAPRSFADNEEFRRYQLYRRYALKVYPYAVKAIQVYQDIKGETDGLKRRKQRRYVNDVHKQMKDEFTETLKNLSRTQGHILISMIENELDVPIYEVIKELKGGATATYWSTLGKLYGYALKDKYEPGKDPILDLVLQDFDINLEEK
- a CDS encoding diphosphomevalonate decarboxylase, which translates into the protein MSDSYITWRSPSNIAIVKYWGKKSGQIPQNPSLSFTLSKAYTETRLAYQPGSGQITFRFSGKENPPFAERIKNYLSSIRQYLPHLQQWDLTIDSENSFPHSAGIASSASSMSALVLGLVDMEQQLLGIHEDPDEFLNRASFLSRLASGSACRSVYPRAAIWGKLPDIRHSSDLYAVPVPELHSIFDQYQDTILIVHSGVKSVSSSAGHGLMENHPFAEARYAQARNNMTELLGALAQGDLEHFGIIAEEEAMTLHALMMCSRPGYTLMKPETLAWIEAVRTYRHETSHPLYFTLDAGPNLHLLYPADIAGPVRQWLEHQLSLRREDQTKVLFDAMGMGPEKIEV
- a CDS encoding rhodanese-like domain-containing protein, with product MRSFALLSFLIFWSACSTNGQSQTKMHCQNPAFDQEVRDWLSFTVPLMDVQTLHTAPPDSILLLDAREPAEYAVSHIPGAQCIGYKDWDKDILQDIPKNKPIVVYCSIGYRSEKIAEKITKLGYSNVKNLYGSIFEWVNNGYPVEDQSNHRTQTVHGFNEKWSKWILNPAIKKVW
- a CDS encoding MGMT family protein — protein: MVSDPPSSPHYYELVYEVTKNIPFGRVSTYGAIADYLALGSARMVGWALHQCRNLGEGVPAHRVVNRKGELSGRIHFRTPTLMQELLEAEGVVVVDDKVQDFKTIYWHPQEMED
- a CDS encoding GatB/YqeY domain-containing protein; this translates as MSLEQNVMTALKEAMKAKDQGALRALRAIKSEILLFQTSGTHAELDDAAEIKLLQKMIKQRKDSLDIYEKENRQDLAAKEIEEIEVIEQFLPKQMSDEDLKGVITSIIQSTGASSIKDMGKVMGMASKQVAGKAEGARIAAMVKSLLGG
- the rsmA gene encoding ribosomal RNA small subunit methyltransferase A, whose amino-acid sequence is MKAKKYLGQHFLHQRSTAEKIVRLLSDLPESDLVVEIGPGHGALTEHLIQLVHKPILLIETDQDLIAELQHNYPQCEVIHADFLKLDLTTITGGRTMQIIGNFPYNISSQIVFRILDNVQYIPEVVGMFQKEMADRIASKPGSKSYGILSVLTQAWYRVESCIAVSPGHFTPPPKVQSSVISMHRLETIDPRAEEPMFRTIVKSSFNQRRKMLRNSLKAFYPETLLAEEAIFTRRPEQLTLQDFYYLTTLCLKHQS
- the pdxA gene encoding 4-hydroxythreonine-4-phosphate dehydrogenase PdxA, with the protein product MQLTRIGLTAGDINGIGLEVILKTFSNFRLLDYCIPVIYASSKVVSYHKNILKGQDLPLVNFRNAENLQPGKINIVNCWSENVNISLGQVNEEGGKYAYISLDAAVRDLKDGYLDALVTAPIHKQAMQLASFPYKGHTDFLTQAFEAPENLMLMVDGSLRIGVVTDHVALRDVPDMITPERLKNKLNILIQSLQRDFGIEKPTVAVLGLNPHASDDGLMGDEENNTIIPVIQGFKAEGHLVMGPYPADGFFGSLSHRKFDAILAMYHDQGLIPFKTMAFATGVNYTAGLPVVRTSPGHGTAFDLAGKNEADPSSYRAAVYLAMDLARNRRSYDEARANALTKKPKLSEDDDSDS
- a CDS encoding TraR/DksA C4-type zinc finger protein encodes the protein MAYEKIKTRYSDEELQEFEQLIDEKLDESRSQLKFYQAQLEEMADNPDAKIKGLDDGLGTMETEHINTLASRMQKHIQHLENAKIRIKNKVYGVCRETGKLISKDRLRAVPHATLSIEAKKNGNR
- a CDS encoding lipoprotein signal peptidase, yielding MRKRVWWVILTVLGVLILDQTFKFWVKTHMNIGDEFNILGFQWARIHFVENPGMAFGLEFGGSVGKLALGIFRIIAVGFLIYILRWLIGHHPRFGLVFCFSLILAGAIGNILDSAFYGLLFSESSYHGGVAEFLPAEGGYAPFFYGRVVDMLYFPMYRSIWPDWVPLIGGNRLEFFRPVFNLADASISIGVISILLFHREVFKSKPQVSAAEMTGTIIAEDPDGASEEE
- a CDS encoding peptide deformylase, encoding MASTKTKLGLDAILLLGDPRLREVCAPVTPEEVEALKPWFDRMHQLILLFRKTYGRGRAIAAPQVSLLKRVVCMYIDEPLVLINPVFTQRSDEQFELWDDCMSFPNLMVRLKRHHSVQLQFLDQHWQPHTWDLEGDLSELLQHELDHLDGILSLDHARNTDDLKWVV
- a CDS encoding OmpH family outer membrane protein, giving the protein MKSFTMTAIFAFFCFISAGVAQQKIAFINSAMILSEMPEVKSADTEMEAMRSQSQKKLEQRVTTWQGKVQDLQRKSQSGELSPKQQADEEDRLTQEQQEISKLEQDMTESLQKKRDELLQPIYDKVNEAIKAMAKEKGWDIVFDASPGILYVNDAIDATDMIKTKLGLK
- a CDS encoding OmpH family outer membrane protein yields the protein MKRIVLSMMLVFLGSLAIKAQKSIVIDINYIMENLGSYKKAQEQLDQLSATWRQEISEKQDQIKGLYNKYQADQVLLNDEMRRQREDEITAQEKAVMELQRSKFGPEGELFQKRKELVQPIQDKVYAAIEEYATSRDYDMVFDTSGSIIYVNPTYDKTEDILKKVQ